Part of the Thermococcus sp. 18S1 genome, CGCCTGCATAGACGGGCCTGAGTTCGACGCGTATCAGGTGAGCTGGGACGAGCTCATAGCGAGGAGCGGCTACTATACGGATATGGAGCAGAGGGCCATGCAGGAGTACATGAAGGCCCTCCAGGGGGGTGAGCAGTAATGGCGGTTAAGAGGAAGATCATCAAGGAGCGCGTCCCGACGCCGGAGATGCCGGCGGAGGAGCGCATTAAGAGCTTCGCGGAGGTTAACCTCGGTTACACATTCGAGCTTGCCGTTAAGGAGGCCGAGCGCTGCCTCCAGTGCCCCTACAACTACGCGCCCTGTATAAAGGGCTGTCCGGTCCACATAGACATTCCGGGCTTCATAAGCAAGCTCGTCCAGTACCGCGACGACCCCGACAGGGCCGTCAAGGAAGCCCTCAACGTTATCTGGGCCTGCAACTCCCTCCCCGCCACCACCGGAAGGGTCTGCCCGCAGGAGGACCAGTGTGAGATGAACTGTGTCATGGGCAGGGTCGGCGACAAGATAAACATCGGAAAGCTCGAGAGGTTTGTGGCCGACTACGCCCGCGAGAAGGGCATAGACGAGGGACTTCTCTTCGAGATAGTCCCGAAGATTGAGAAGAAGGGCCAGAGCGTGGCTATCATCGGCGCAGGTCCGGCCGGACTTACCGCCGCCGGCGAGCTCGCCAAGCTCGGCTACGACGTTACCATCTACGAGGCCCTCCACGAGGCGGGCGGAGTGCTCATGTACGGCATCCCCGAGTTCAGGCTGCCCAAGAGCATCGTCGAGAGCGAGATTGACAAGCTCAAGAAGCTCGGCGTTAAGATACTCACAGACCACGTCGTTGGAAGAACCGTCACCATCGAGGAGCTCCTGGAGGAGTACGACGCCGTCTTCATAGGCTCCGGCGCCGGAACCCCGAGGCTCATCAACGCCCCCGGAATAAACCTCAACGGAATCTACACCGCCAACGAGTTCCTCACGCGCGTAAACCTCATGAAGGCCTACAAGTTCCCCGAGTACGACACCCCCGTCAAGGTCGGCAAGAAGGTCGTCGTCATAGGCGCCGGAAACACCGCCATGGACGCCGCGAGGAGCGCGAGGCGCTTCGGTGCCGAGGTCACCATAGCCTACCGCCGCGGCCCGGAGGACGTCTCCGCCAGGGTTGAGGAAGTCGAGCACGCCAAGGAAGAGGGCATAAAGTTCGAGTTCTACATCAACCCGGTCGAGTTCATTGGCGATGAGAACGGCAAGATCAAGGCGGTTAAGTTCGAGAAGATGAAGGCCCTCGACGAGCGCGACAGCAGGGGCAAGAGAAAAATCGTTGGAACCGGCGAGTACGTGACCCTCGAAGCCGACACCGTCATCATAGCCATCGGAAAGCACCCCAACAGGCTCATCGTCAACACGCCGGGCCTCAAGGTCGAGCGCGGAAGGATAGTCGTTGACGAGAACCTCATGACCAGCATTCCGGGAGTCTTCGCCGGCGGAGACGCGATAAGGGGAGAGGCAACGGTTATCCTCGCCATGGGAGACGGAAGGATGGCCGCAAAGGCCATACACGAGTACCTCACGAAGAAGAGGGAAGGCAACGCCTGACCTCTCTTCTTTCTCCTCAACTACCATCCCAGTAGTTGCGGTACGTTTTTCAACCCATAGAACGGATTTTCCTTGGCGATGAGGATCCTCACGATAGCTGAAGGGTGACGAGGGGCATACTGGCCGAGCCGCTAGGCTTTTAACTCCTCCTAAAAAAGATTGAACGAGCGATGAAGACCTCTAGGGTATCTGAGACTGCGCCCCGCGCGGTGGTGATGATGGTCAAAGCCTGAGCTCACTCCTCTTCCATCTCCTCGATTTCCTCGAGGATCTCCTCGAACTTCTTGAAGTCCTCCGTCTTAGCGAGCAGTGTGACGAACTCGTCTATCTCCTTCTTCTCGAGGAAGGCTCCAGCGAGGAGCTTGCCGGTGTAGCGGTTGTTCTTTATCTCCCAGAACATGTAGAACTCGGGGAAGTTCTCCTTTATCTTCCTGTAGGCGACACCGTACTTCGAATCCTTAAGGGGGTTCTGCTCAAGGTAGAAATGGCCCGGCTCAAGCTCGATCATGTGCAGAACAGCGCCCCTTTTCGTCTTTACGAGTTTTACCCTCACGTCCCACTCCTTGAGAGCCTTCATGACCAAACACCAGAGGGAATAGAGTAGAAAAGTATTAAAGCCTTGCTCAGAGGCTCTCAAGGTACTCGGCGTAGGCCTTGGCGTCCATAAGCTCCTTGAGCTCCTCGTCGAGGTTGCTCGGCTTGAGCTTGACTATCCAGTTCTCGTAGGGGTCCTCGTTGATGAGCTCCGGGCTGTCCTCGAGCTCCTCGTTGACCTCAGCGACCTCGCCGCTGACCGGGGCATAGACCTCGGAAACGGCCTTGACGCTCTCAAGCTCACAGAGAACGTCGCCCTTGCTGAGCTCGGAACCGACGTCCGGAAGCTCGACGTATGCCAGGTCGCCGAGCTCCTTCTGGGCGTAGTCGCTTATTCCTATGAGAACCGTCCCGTCCTCAAGAACCTGAACCCACTCGTGGTCCTTCGTGTAGTAAAGGCCATCCTTAACCCTGTATTCTCCGACTTCAATCATGAACATCACCGGTTCTCGTAGGAAGAGCAGAGATTTAAACCTTTCCATGAGTGAAGGATTCTGCATTCGCCGTTTTCACTCCGGCCGTACAAAGTTTCGGTGTTTCCCGGTGAACTCCGAACGAATTTCACAGATCTGGGCAATTCTTTGACCAATTGCAAAAGCATTATAACCCTCCGTACCCTACACTACCACATGAGCCGCGTCCCTTTCTACCTGAAGGAGAGGCTGAAGGCCCTGAACGAGAGGGTTCTCCACGAAACCTCCGGGGCGTCCGGCCTGCCGCCCTGGGAAAGGGTGGCCCTAACATGGCTCGCCCTGATGGCGTTCTGGGTCGTCATAACCTCCAGCGTGGAGCCGAGAGACCTCATCGCCGGTGCCGCCGTTACCCTCCTTGTATCGCTCTTCATGCGAGACCTCCTGACCGGGGACGTGAGGAGAAGCGGCCACGTAGTCGAGAAAATCCTCTACTTCACCCTCATCTACCTGCCCCAGTATCTTGTGATAATGGCCTTCCGCCTGCTGGAGAGCAACGTGAAGGTGGCCAGGAACGTAATATTCATGGACATCAACCCAGGCATCGTCAAGATAAGGACAGACCTGCACTCTGACACGGGCGTAACGATACTCGCGAACTCCATAACCCTGACGCCCGGCACCCTCACACTGGACGTCA contains:
- a CDS encoding Na+/H+ antiporter subunit E, with amino-acid sequence MSRVPFYLKERLKALNERVLHETSGASGLPPWERVALTWLALMAFWVVITSSVEPRDLIAGAAVTLLVSLFMRDLLTGDVRRSGHVVEKILYFTLIYLPQYLVIMAFRLLESNVKVARNVIFMDINPGIVKIRTDLHSDTGVTILANSITLTPGTLTLDVKKKLDETYLYVHWIDLETLNREKAGEKIKGDIEEWLKKVFW
- the gltA gene encoding NADPH-dependent glutamate synthase, which codes for MAVKRKIIKERVPTPEMPAEERIKSFAEVNLGYTFELAVKEAERCLQCPYNYAPCIKGCPVHIDIPGFISKLVQYRDDPDRAVKEALNVIWACNSLPATTGRVCPQEDQCEMNCVMGRVGDKINIGKLERFVADYAREKGIDEGLLFEIVPKIEKKGQSVAIIGAGPAGLTAAGELAKLGYDVTIYEALHEAGGVLMYGIPEFRLPKSIVESEIDKLKKLGVKILTDHVVGRTVTIEELLEEYDAVFIGSGAGTPRLINAPGINLNGIYTANEFLTRVNLMKAYKFPEYDTPVKVGKKVVVIGAGNTAMDAARSARRFGAEVTIAYRRGPEDVSARVEEVEHAKEEGIKFEFYINPVEFIGDENGKIKAVKFEKMKALDERDSRGKRKIVGTGEYVTLEADTVIIAIGKHPNRLIVNTPGLKVERGRIVVDENLMTSIPGVFAGGDAIRGEATVILAMGDGRMAAKAIHEYLTKKREGNA
- the gcvH gene encoding glycine cleavage system protein GcvH; the protein is MIEVGEYRVKDGLYYTKDHEWVQVLEDGTVLIGISDYAQKELGDLAYVELPDVGSELSKGDVLCELESVKAVSEVYAPVSGEVAEVNEELEDSPELINEDPYENWIVKLKPSNLDEELKELMDAKAYAEYLESL